The sequence below is a genomic window from Glycine max cultivar Williams 82 chromosome 20, Glycine_max_v4.0, whole genome shotgun sequence.
aaaaaaactattcccataaatactaaaatacaatcaaacatatttttaaaaaaatacttaagaatgctattatcatattatattcataggaataatattttaaaaaataaaaaaatattttgtaaaccaAACACATCCAAACATTCATTTTTAGGGatctatacatttttttagagATATCACATAGTGAGTATTAATACAAATAGAGTGGGTATTACTTAAGATGATCATTTAATCTTTAGTTAACCGTTAACACAAACAAGTAACAAGTGTCATATGTTAACAAGGTCTAAGaacaatgattttatattttttaggaaccaacatttttttttacaacaaacaaaataaaaaagaaatcattcattttacaagattaataatatatttaaagttttttttagaatatttaggtaagtttatatttcataaaaaagcCTCCCATTTTCTCCtatattaaataactaaaagaatatcttcattttctttcatttttttttcatttattaaacaTACAGTGTTTTTCCTCCAATTGTCAAAAAAGTAGCCCGAATGACTGACGATGGGCTTTCTCGAGGATAATGTTTTgtccataaaataattttttttttaaaaaaggaagcaGAGACAAAACGCCTATATAAGTCCTACAATATTacattattgtttcttttactgattttttttttcttatttagaaACTACAAAATTTTCTAATAGGTAATTATCATGATTGAAGATAGAACTAGATGACAATTTTTTTCCGAACATTTAATACTCTTACCTACatatttaaactaaaacaattctatttttgtttatctatctgttcaataataaataatttaattacatatttatttagcaACTTTTTATCATATACAAATTTAGGTGAAAAATTTGATAATAACTTATTGAAATATGATAGAAAGAACTTATCTTAAAGTCATGCCAAGatgtttattgaaataaataaatttaaataagtttatctTTCTCCTTCAGAAATAAGTTTCTCTTTCGAACACTCCCTAAATGCTAATTATTATTAACTTTAGgtacttttgtaaaaaaaaaaaaaaaaaagctaaaggCACTACTACCAGATAAATACGAATATTACATAAACATGATATAACAGATCATTTTGATGGAGTACCATGAGATGTATACGAAAATTATCCTTCTCTCCTCTCTATATTTCTATCTTTTCTATTTGTTTCTCCTTTCTATTTCTTTCAGCAATCTAaacagagtgtatgttcttctAAAGCGTTAAATCTATGTATTGGCCGCCTTTATCCTTATTAcagatgaaaaagaaagacatgcctattttaatttttctgattACGCATGAATTTGACAAGGTACGCATCTTATTTAGTGGACCAGAAGACAAATTGCAAAATCCTAGTGATCTAGTTTGTGAATTTTGAAATCCAATGTACGTGCTTTGAAATGCATGTTTGTAGTGTTTTTTTCAGTTTTAGATGGAGTGCTTCTTTCTGCGGTGactttcttcaatttttgtCCTACAACGAGTGTTAGGTGAGAAATGAATAGGTTGagcatttatataaattttggtttttctactaatattATTATAGTAAAGGGATTGTgacatgttttaaatttttaattggtcaTGTGTAAGGCATGAAGCCTTGTGACATGTTTTAATTTCCCAATTGAATCCCCCCAATCCCTACTCTGAATTCTTCAAAAAAATGGGAGCATGGATCAGAGTGATACTCATAATTTATCTCTAGTTATTCATCATCCTAAGGTTTAAGTATATTAAATAACAGTTTCTTATGCATCATAAGGAAGTAACTCCATTTTTCAAACTGTTTCAAAGAGAAATAATTTGTGTTGTCAAAAACTATATGAGTCAGCAAGACATTTCAGAAATTTTCACTCTTACAAGGCACCCTAGTGGAACAGGTGGACTGGTGTGAAACAAAGCCTTGTGGAAGACTCTAACGAAGGAGGCATGTACTTGCTTGAAATGCAAGAGGGCTACCTATATGTCAAAATATGAAACCTTCCTAATGTGTTCCTTTTACCACCAAGTTATGTGCTAAATGATGgcgaaaaaattgaaataaatctTGAGGAATAAGCCATTGGGAAAGGTAAAATAGGAACCAAGCCATTATGTGGTGATCATAGTGTGAGATGCACAGCTGATTGGTGGAGTGGCGTCTTCTTGTGCAAGGGAGAAAAAAGGTTTGAAAAGGACAATGCACCAGAAACAAATGTTAATTCATGACTTGGCCTGTTATGGAATTTAAAACGTCCCAAAGATATAAAACAATGACCTTGCAGAGTCTTCACCCTTGTCTAAGAAAAGCCTAGATGTTTCCTCTTTATCTCTCTTGTCCCTCTTGTTATCTCCTCCACTTTACTTCTTCTGCATGAGCCACACCCACTTCTTCACCAAATGGGGTGGCTGCAATCCCTCCTCTCTCCACTGAAGAAGTTCTGGCTCCGCCTGAATTCAACTCAAAAGAAGAGTATGTTCCAATTTCCATGATCATGATGCTGTCTGCATTCTCATTGTTTCCTCTTTTGTGTGCATTCTAGTTTTAATCCTACAATGCTTGTGTCCtgttttttactttgtttaaGTACTTTGCACAAAGATTCTACTCCTGAACCAATAAATCAAATACACCATTGTTCTCTTTCACTTCCATTTCCTTGCTATTTGAAATCaaatagattaaaaacaatCCAATTTCATGTGTTTTCTTTCTACACTCCCATCTGAATTCTGGAAACGTGTTTTTTACGCAAACATACTATACTTTTTTTCCCCCATGCTAAGGGCACTGCATGATTTGATTCCTTCCTTCCCACTCCAACgtgaatttatttcatatttgtttCCAACATTTCAGGAAGAGGGATTTACATTCTGTATGAAGATGTCAAGTCTTGCCCCTATGAAGACGTACACGTCCTCTGGTCAATACTAGTGGAATCACATTCACCTTCTTTGCCATCCAAAAAATGAAGAAGGCCTTGGGCACAATACAGAATTAAGCAGTGGCTCCTAATAAtgtacataaaaatatatatttataatgtcCATACCATAGAGTGTTTTATcttacttttacttttcttttcttttttaacttttgtagCACCAGCAGCATAGAGTGACTCTCAGTTTTTGCTTTTGAAGCACCTACTAAGTTCATATATAAAAATCCATTTATCTTTATTCTTGAATGCTTTTGGTTTATGCACAAGTTATTAGCCATCTATGAAACATGTCTTTTATAATACTTTTCGTCTTGGTaaggttttttaatttttattgttaagcTGTCTATTTGAAGCTGTTGAGATGGTAGTTTGTTCCTTTTGTTTCCCTTGTTGAAGTTGACCTGTGAAAGCACAGGCTTAAGCTTAGTCAATCTAAAAATGAGTGACACGATGTTAGGTTACAGAAAAATAGGCCCTCTCATTCACTAAATATAACAAGCTCAATGtgaaaatcttttattttatacttcttGACAATAATGTAACAGTTGACACTGACATGCATTTAGTAGCAACCAAAACCTCTTGGCATCTAAATAATTTCTTTAGCTGCTTATTGAGTTGAAATCACTTTCAACAAACTAGAGTAATCGACGGAGGAAAGGCATTCACATATTATAActcggaagaaaaaaagaggggaGGAAGAATTGATGTGATATTATAATTAAGTATATGAtatgacttttttatttattatgttattgttagagagtattattttgatgataattaatttttgttaaaaaagtgGACCGAATACCTTGTAAGATTctcccttttcattttttatttatttacaaagattaaacctaaaattttgcataagggcactaaataaaatatcactCGGAGGAATGCAAGGATGATAAAATAACCTGTGACAATTATATTGTCAAACCGAGGTGCAAAAATCAGAAGCATACTAAGCAGAATGTAAAGTAGTAGAGTGTTTAGCCAAAATGCAATTAGTATTTGAACACTTTTGATGAACATCTGAATCCAACCCCCACCCCTCTAATCTTAAAGCCCCCGGAGAATAAAAGGaataataatttagagaatttgtttattttttctgaaATGAAAACTAAATCTCCTTTTTAATTGACGGCCAAAATAGCCACTTTTGGTGTTTTGTAGCAGAATGGCAAACTGAAGCATTGTGGTATACGACCgtccaaattaaattaaagaaccATACGTGCTAcagtaataattattaattagtggCTTCCGAAGgacttcaaaaattaaaataaaataaatggctTCAAAAGGTCTTTCAGTCATTCACGTATGCCCATTCATATTTGGAGTTCAAATCATGtgcttttatttattgattttgtaacAAAATACAGTGTAGGTATTTGTAAATTTCACATTAAGGAGGAGGATGTATGGACATTCTTTACTATGAAATAATCAGATAGAAAAGGctatagaagagaaaaatatgaatatgatCAAACGTATGATGTGATATAAATGAACTTTTACACTCATAGTGTGTCTAAATTTTTTTCCACCAAGAAGTACTTTGGAGAATGAATACGCAACTCAAGTGAAAATTCATAAATCCATTAGAGGTAATTTTTAATGGAACCCACTAATTCACGGGTTGCCAAGAGGAGCATTTGGTGCTCTTTCTTTCATGTGGGACTAGAttgatgaaataataataataatataataatataagtgGAAGCTTTGCAAAGTTAAATTCAGGCTGGAGCAACAAGGCTATActaatgcattttattttttatctcattGTGTTTGgattaagaatttcaaaatttttaaaaatttaaaatgtttaaaatttgaattactttgatttttatttttttttattttttaaatgtcttttttagataaatcaatttaaatttctttcattttaaatactttGTTTGGATATGGCAATTCAATTTTTCCATATgtaaaatttcagttttatattttaaatagatgaaattttaatattaaactttatagaaaataaatacaatctaattttgaaatattaattaaaaaatattttttaatttttaataatttataaatataaaatattgataattttaactagggtTGTTTTGCCTGACGACAAccaatgatgtttttaaacagACATCAACCAATATTTTTCGGCTAGCGTTGATTGAGTCTATTTTTCAGTCGATGTTGGCTAGGTTTTCTTACCAATGTCGGCTAGGGTTTGACACCGACTAGGGTCTTTTCGAATGACATTGACCAAGGCTATTTTTAGCCAACGCCAGCCTAAAAAATCCTAGCAGgtgttgacaaaaaaatctaccaAATATCGGTTAAAAAATAGCTTGGTCGATGCCGATCAATAGAACCTACCCAATGTCCGCCAAAAAACATCATTGATCAATGTTGGCAGAAAAATCCCTAGTCGAAATTGGCCAAAAAATAGCTCTGACCAATGTCGAACAAAAAACCCTATCCAACATCGACTATAAAATATCcttggctgatgttggctaaaaaataacaACCGATATCAACCGAAAAAACTCTAGTGGATGTCGACTGTAAGAACCTAGTCGATGTCaactaaaaatagtcatgcTTGATGTCAGTCAAAAATACCTAGCTGGTGTTAGCAGAAAAAATTctagccaacatcaaccaaaaaacctagcaaatgtggttaagaaatagctctGGATGATGTCAACCAGAAAACCCTAGTCGATGTTagcaaaaaaatcataaccGACGTCAGttaagaaaatctagttgacatcaAGCAAAACAACCTAGCTaacatcggctaaaaaataATCCTAGCCAATATTGGCTAAAAATAGCTTTGACTGTTGTTGGCTGGAAAAACCTAGCTGAcgtcggctgaaaaatcctagcaggtgtctactcaaaagttagtcatgaccAATATCACTAGAAAAAATTTAGCCAACGTcggcaaaaaaaatcattggttaaCGTCAATTGAAAAAACCTAgatgacaacaacaaaaaaaatctttggcCGACGTTAGCAAAAATTTCTCATGACTGACGTCGATaagaaaataaccctaaccaacatcatctaaaaaaaacttagtcgATATCggcaaaaaatagttttagttgacatcatacaaaaaaattatgaccgAAAAAACTTCGGCCAACGTCagtgaaaaataacttatgtcAATGTCAGCcgtaaaaactttggtcaccTGTTATTGTAAGTGTTAAGCAAGAAAAAGTCATGAGCAAGAACGTAAGTTAGAGTGAACATTTCTGAAAaaggaatttcaaattttatattttttgagagaatttgaaatcccattattttagtcaataaaaattattcataaaaatgctaaaaattaaatatccttTCAAGTATTCTATCCAAACAagctattttatcatgaatcattttaaattttttgaaaaaatgaattctcCTACTAAAttactccatccaaacacactattagAGCAAGAACAATGCATTTTAACATTATAGaacaatgcattttatttttatgtaaaaagaaacattgcattttattttttatttgtatttcctttctttttacacACATAAATAAATCCCAATCAATATAATCTCAATTTtaatcttcattatttttttatacattttaaattttaaagtgaaatttttattaattaaaatatagtatatattTATGCTATTTAATAATTGAcatagaaataaattaattgagattaattaagacaaataataaaataaaaaagagtgagATACATATTGTGAGATCCATTAAAAAACTCTGGTAAGTTTTTAATTggaagaaaaaattgattaaattacttaaaataagAAAGCTGATATgatattatagaaaaaaatattattaaaaatatgtttaacaactcagttgaatatttttattggagatgctttttttttttctttcaagtgATTGGATAGGCTATAAGTTCCTATTATAATAAACAGTTCGGACACCCAAAATTTGCTTGACTGGGTACATGTTTTTGGGCCTTGACAACAAGGTACCAGAGTTCCAGATCCAAGATATTGGTACTAAGTTAAGCCACAAACCAAGTTCGGTACAAACcccagaaaaattaaaaaaagaaaaacgttAATATCTaatctaattattttatacacTCCTCCCATATATGTAGATTTCTGATTTCCATAATTTTTACACTTGCATGCATACTTTATGTGTAAAAATTTAACCGTTAcgctaaaataaataattactataatatattatttataatctacttctatattataatttagaataaaaatgagatctccacttttttaaattagacattttaaatattttttaatgtgtattttttttatattattatataaatgatttattaCAAATGTACCACTTAACATGTGAATTATCTTATATGGAGCTGTTTCATCTTAATTATTGGAATCAAGttgaaagtttaaaataaagttaCATTGAATGCTgcttataataaaatttgatcacttacaataattttattggaTTCGAGTGAAACTCCTTTCCATTATGATCACACATCTACCAAAATTAGTcactcaaatataatttatatatttaaaaatatttatttattatgatatattatCTATGATCTATTTCAATACtataaattagaattagaaGATACAATATAGAAAGTGAAAATCCTATTTTTAATTAGagattcttaatatttttttagatatacatttcatataattttttgttactaattaaaatattttctctttatcatttcaaactattttcatttatatttttttaaaatttaattattttaagtatatattcctttaatttttcttaatttataaattatattttaataatttttaaaataaattattaataattaaaaataatcttattgtgatctgaattatttattgtacatctaaaaaatatatttttctggtACGTAAAtctaaatatattcatttactattatttttaattataatataatttatatattttttaaaaatatttttataaatttaattatataaaagtaaatatttatataatctaATTTACATGGTAAAATACTAGTTATTCATAATCAATAGTTgtcagaagaaaataaaataatgaaagagtAAATAAACCCCAAAGCGGCAGCGGGGCTTGTTTCTGCTGTGTGCGCTTTGCGTCTGGTAACCTTCATCTCTTTCTGGGTTTGTTTTTCTGTAACCTGCGCTTTCCTGTTATTGTTTAATGATGCGGTTGGATCATATGCTTTCAGATGTTAATGTTGGAATTAGTTTTCCTTTCCTTAACAacaccaaaaaagaaagaaaaacagtttcttgctgaaattgctgtCACTACCTAGCTAAGTTCTAATGTCTACCcaaaatctgttttttttttgtaaaataattctcATCTTTTTCCTTCCGCACTTGAATGTTGATCGTGGCTTCATACCTTTtccattgtgtttttttttttcttcctgaaAAGTTGTGATGTGGATTCATACCTGATACAGAGGTAAAAGTAGGATGGGAAATAATTACTCAGTTTATGAACTTGTGGATGATATATCTATAaattaatgtgattttttttctttctttcttataaattttagtagGGCATAACTATGTCATTTATCAGGGTCCAGGTTTCACTCCTTGTCTTTCTGCACTGCTAAAACAACAATATTCATATGGTGTAGCTGctttgtcttttgaatttgctgCATCTGGCATTAGAACTTGTATCTCATCCTGATACCGCTATACACTTGACATTTGACAACTTTTTGCAGTGCAAATGAATTTTTGTTGCCCTTTTGAAGATAGTTAGACAAACTATTTTTTGGGGGGAAGGTTCAAGAGCAGTTTCATCCTTTGGACAGCTATTTGGTTTGAATTCTCCTCTCGTTGCCTGAAAGTTAAACAATGTCAGGTACAAGGTTTCTCTTCAGTAATGACATCCTTTTACGTGCCTCAGATGCCCCTCCAGTCAAAGGCCTCCTTGAAACTCATCCGGGTACTTTCAAAATGAGTAACAATTTAGTTAAATAAGTAAATGAACTCtcgaaagatttttttatacctttccttgtttattttaaaacttatttagcTAACTTCTGGTCTAGGTGCATACACAACATCACGCACTCACAACAATGCTTCATGGttgttattttgggagagacaCATGAAAAGACTTTCACAATCTATACAAATTCTATCGAATTTGGCGCCAGAGCTTCTATTTAAATCTAATAATTCTGCAATTCTGTTACCATCATCAGCAACCTTGCCAATATGGCAACCCACCGTTCAGATGCTTGTTAATGATTCGGTGTGCAAAGTCTTGCCGATTGCATTGAAAGAGAGGAATGATTGTGAGGAATTGGCCATTACAACTCTTGTTAGTGGTAATTTGGAGGAATTAAATGCATGTGACACCTTCAGTGAGGAAAGAATGAGTAAAATTCTtgatgtgcatgtgcatgttgaGACTTATGTTCCTCCTACATTTGGTATTTGGGGAAATGGTGTACATTTGGCTGTAGTGGGCTATGGGAGGAATGTTGCAGCTGCTAAATATTCAGATTGGGTAAGGTCAGTTTATGCAATTTGATTGGAAGTATTATTAAACTCTTCTATTCTTTTGCCTTAAAtcctatataagaaaaataacagaATATTAATGAATAAAGATACAGACACTAGAaagtatgattattttttatctattatggTTTGCTTAAATTGCTTTAATCAGTTGTCTAGACACTAGGTTTCAAGAAGTGACACATCTACGGATCGAGGACATGAACTTacacaaacaaataattaaagaactacaacaacaacaacaacaacaacaacgccttatcccactaggtggggtcggctaaataattaaagaactgttaaaaattatttatatgatattgtCTTAGCTCTTTCTGTTCTACCTCCAGCCAGCATGTGTTGCGTGATGACTTGGCTTCTCAGAGTTGatctgatttgattttttttaagagacacTGGTGATTTAATTGTTTGACTTCACAGAAATTATTTAGCATGTCTGTCACAtgattatgaatttaattatatattaatgcaCGGTTGATACCAAGCCAAGTTTTTTActgaaactttatttttagtGACTATAACTCCTGTAATGAATTGAGGATGAtctacttttcttttaaatttcattattaatatttatatctgCAAGTTGTGGTCTCTgacaatgtaaaattacattagatTAGTCATTTTCTTGCTGCTTGTTGTGCTGATGTTCCTTCCATTTTAATAGTTGGAAATTTTGTCTACAATTCAGGATTAGGAAATCTCTGGAAAAGCTCAGGCCTCCCTCAGTGACAGAACTGTTGCTGTCTAATGATGGGGATCAGATCCTCGAAGGTTGTGTgacaaatttttttgttgtttgctgCAAGGTGAGCTTAATTGATCTCTCAATTTAAATTCTAACTATATTCATGCTTATTTTATGCTAGAATTCcttatgcctttttttttattattagtaaccATACTTTTGCATCACCCTCAACAATTTGAACCTAAAGCTGTTGTTACATAATGTAGTTGGATTGATCAAACTTTAATATACTAAAACTAATGCGATGAGCTTGCTTTAAATAGCATTGATTGTTGACTAGGACTATTCTTTGATATGATAGAGATTGACAAGCATACCTATTTATTAAAAACCTCTAAGTTCATCTGCTATTCATTTTGCAGCATGGAAAATTTCAGAATGAATTCCTATTTTTCGTCATATTGATGAATACACAGTACTCAACTACTCGCTGAGTTTCATGCCTTTATATGTTTGTGTtgtattctaaaattttaagattGTTTTCATGATAATTTGATGCTCACTGCACTATTGTGACTGCAAAAGTACCATGTTTTGAGTTTCTCCTGCTCTTTTGTtgtgtgtgtgcatgtgtgcatattgaaatattttatgaaataagcTTATGTTACGCATCATGGATTTTACTTTCTAGTTCTCCTTGTGGTAGACAGGCATGTGCAACTTTTAGTGTTCATTTCCTATTTCATTTTAGGAAAGGAATTCAAATGATGAGAAGGCCCTGTGTGATTATGGAAATAAATACTCTTTTGAAGTACAAACAGCTCCGATCAGCGATGGTGTTCTTCCAGGAACAATACGCCAACTAGTGCTTGAGTATGATTTGATTATAAATCTAATTTTTCGCTGCTATACTTTCTTTGACTATAAAGAAACTGTGCCCTTGTGTACAAAATTTAGTAGAATTTATGTTATTTACTATGGTCTATAGTTTAACAATTGGCTtgatattagtataaaatttgtgTATCATAGTTATAAACTTAATTCTTAAATTCAGTTTGGTAAGAGGGGGGAGTCTTGTTTTCTCTAATATTGGGATTTTGTCTTGGCCACAGAGAAATGTTTGTGGGGGTAAAAATGAAACTAGGTTATTATTTGGTCAGGAAGATGTCACGCAGGAAGTGCAAAAAAATGGGGCCAGTGTCTTATTTTATAGGATAGATAGACTACTTAGAAGCACTAACAAGTTGCATCTTATATTATCGAGCAGTTACTTGCATTATGTGCAGGATATGCAGGAGTGAAGGAATTCCATTTCGAGAAGTTGCTCCATCATGGTCAGAATGTGAAATCTGGGAGGAGGCATTCATCACAagtattattttggtttttcaatgcttttcatttattttgtgtTCAAATGCTTAAGAATAGTATTATACAATAGTTCTTTTAGAAATTTCAATATCTATGTTGACTGAGTAGCTAATGAAGCCATATGAAAGCTGTAATGCTGTATAACTTCTAAAATTGATCCTTCCTGGATCTGAATCAACGGCTGATAATTGTTTCCAATACCTTTAAACTGGATCAGACTAGTTGTTGGACTCAAGAAATGAACACACTGAATTCTAAATAAAGACAAAATTCTGTTTTTGGGCCAGGTTTGAGCACAAAGACAGGTTTTCCCCCTAACAAAGAGCTTCCTCTTTCAAAACACAGGGAATAACAATCTGACACCTTAATTTCCTTTTACAAGTCTACAACACAACTTATGTATCACTAAACTGTCGCATCATCACTTATAAATATAACTTCCTAATccgaaattaatataaaaataaatgtccaCTGACtttataatacaaatttataACTGCCTAAATCAAATGCTGGGCTATCATATTCTAACATTCACTTGGGACTAAATGTCGTTGCAGATAGCTTGAGGCTTTTACAACATGTGGATAGTATTCAGGTTCCAACAGAATGGCAATCAGCCCATTCTAAAACGTGGAAGGATATATCATGGACAAAAAAGCAATTTCAGGTGGTATATTTCTACTGGTGCTGCAattaattcactttttttttttttaatgattttctcaACTCGAGTTGCAGGGTGGACCTGGGATGATCACAACTATTATCcaggtaatttatttattatttccccATTAatgaaaaaggtggaaaaagtaAGCAAAAGAAAACTTTGATTCTGAATCAAGCTTTGCTTGCCTTTCTATGTTTCTTGTTTCTAAATTATATTCCATAACATTGCAATCAGAAAATCAAAATGTCCTTTCTTTTAACCAGGAAAAGATTATGGAGAAAGCAATTCTGGAAGGGTACCCAATAAGTAACATATATGCAGGTTGAAGATCCCACTGAGTTGCTAATATGCTGGGATGAAACGGACAATAGTTGAGCATCTAGTTCTCCCCTTCTTTGGGCTTATACATTGGCAATTCCATATTTTCTTAGCTCATCAAATAGATGACAACAGTGTGATCTCTTGGAAGATGGCCGTTTTCTTGAATCTGAAGTCTGAACAACTTCATGAATAAGCCAGAGACCAAATAGAGAGAATTGGaacaaaaatagagaaatcaaGTTCTTATACTGATGTCTAGCAGGATTTATTTACTCCTTCATACACCACTTGTGTGAACATTAATATCAGCTTATATCTGTTTATATGGAAAATGTCTTCCAAAATCTTTtgctgaaaaaaaaaggaagcaaatgaaactaaagctaatTTCCCATGAACTGGACTCCGTCACATATCAGAGAGCATGTTATTGTGAATATCTAAGGGACAAGAGTGCCAgaccaaattaaaatcattaaatctTGAGTCATGCTTAGCCAAACAATCCATGCAAGTGTTTGCTTCAAAGTATGCTCAAGTTTTACCTCCCAGTCCTTGGATGAGATTTTCCTTCTGTTATTCACAATACAAGCATTCATGTGATGGCCATTGATTCCCTGCTCCACTGTTGATTACCATTTGAGAAATAGAATGACTTAAGTTTCCTTATACCATGATTCTAAGCTAGTGTAAAACTAGAACTGTCAAATGGCTTAAGGCCTTCATCCCACTTTAACCACTGAATTTCTAGTCCCCCACTGGGTTATTTTCAGTTCAAATtcacatttaataattttagggGGTTGGAACTAGCTAGGGTTTTTGTGGGTCTGAGTCAGCTCGCTGTTGGTGCTAGCCACTCTAAATGTCATAAATCCATCGTCTCAACCACAAAAAGACTGCCGGATCCCCACTGTCGCATGCACACCACCGTCAGTGACATATCTGAGCACACTACACAGAccattttattcaataattacaaataacataacaaatttcattaa
It includes:
- the LOC100527065 gene encoding uncharacterized protein LOC100527065 — translated: MGWLQSLLSPLKKFWLRLNSTQKKRRGIYILYEDVKSCPYEDVHVLWSILVESHSPSLPSKK
- the LOC100800620 gene encoding uncharacterized protein — protein: MSGTRFLFSNDILLRASDAPPVKGLLETHPGAYTTSRTHNNASWLLFWERHMKRLSQSIQILSNLAPELLFKSNNSAILLPSSATLPIWQPTVQMLVNDSVCKVLPIALKERNDCEELAITTLVSGNLEELNACDTFSEERMSKILDVHVHVETYVPPTFGIWGNGVHLAVVGYGRNVAAAKYSDWVRIRKSLEKLRPPSVTELLLSNDGDQILEGCVTNFFVVCCKERNSNDEKALCDYGNKYSFEVQTAPISDGVLPGTIRQLVLEICRSEGIPFREVAPSWSECEIWEEAFITNSLRLLQHVDSIQVPTEWQSAHSKTWKDISWTKKQFQGGPGMITTIIQEKIMEKAILEGYPISNIYAG